In Colwellia sp. M166, a genomic segment contains:
- the prc gene encoding carboxy terminal-processing peptidase has product MHKFCRIAVAVALSIASISVLAQEIEADKDLPILAPESQHATSTKRITAQFTRAHYKKIKIDDSLSEQIFDRYIKQLDYARNVFLASDVERFAQYRDEFDTVIARGKLDIAYQIYNLNLQRRLERYQYALSLLENDQPFDFKLDESYNFDREEAQRPTSVTELNELWRKKVKYDALNLTLAGKEWEKIQEILTKRYRYAIKRLKQSESEDVFQIVMNSFARVVEPHTSYLSPRNAERFQMEMNLSLEGIGAVLRAEEDYTVIQSVVSGGPADKSKELKPKDRIVGVSQDDKDFVDVIGWRLDDVVELIKGPKGSKVRLQILGAESEDDSSIKVVSIIRDTIKLEDRAAKSEVYDEKTGDENTKKLGVITIPSFYNHLSRDVKLEIAKLKEQNVAGIIVDLRGNGGGSLTEATLLTGLFIDKGPVVQVRDGANRVQVNSDKDGISFYDGPLTVMVDRYSASASEIFSAAIQDYGRGVIVGEHTFGKGTVQQHRGLGRVYDLYEKPFGSIQFTIAKFYRINGGSTQHRGVLPDIEFPSAIDPADWGESKEENALPWDQIPKARYNKLNDISQDVSYLSSLHSSRILENKEFNYLLSDIEEYKAEKDDKTISLNLAQRKEKRENRKAKQLKRANERLVMMGKEKVTDLDDLPEDLEALDPFLDETAKITFDLVSLGRVAKK; this is encoded by the coding sequence ATGCATAAATTTTGTCGTATAGCTGTTGCAGTAGCATTGTCAATTGCCAGTATCTCGGTATTAGCTCAAGAGATAGAGGCTGATAAAGATTTACCGATCTTAGCACCTGAAAGCCAACATGCTACTTCCACCAAACGGATTACGGCGCAGTTTACACGTGCACATTACAAAAAAATAAAAATAGACGATTCACTTTCTGAACAAATTTTTGATCGTTATATTAAGCAATTAGATTATGCTCGAAATGTTTTTCTTGCCTCTGATGTTGAGCGTTTTGCTCAATATCGTGATGAATTTGATACCGTTATTGCTCGTGGTAAACTCGATATCGCTTATCAAATCTATAACCTAAATTTGCAACGGCGATTAGAGCGTTATCAATATGCTTTAAGCCTATTAGAAAACGATCAGCCATTCGATTTTAAACTTGATGAATCTTATAACTTTGATCGTGAAGAAGCTCAAAGACCAACTTCTGTTACTGAGTTAAATGAATTATGGCGTAAAAAAGTTAAATATGATGCGCTTAATTTAACGCTGGCAGGTAAAGAGTGGGAAAAAATTCAAGAAATATTAACTAAACGCTATCGCTATGCAATTAAACGCTTAAAGCAAAGTGAAAGTGAAGATGTTTTTCAAATTGTCATGAATAGCTTTGCCCGTGTCGTTGAACCACACACTTCTTATTTATCGCCTCGTAATGCTGAACGTTTCCAAATGGAAATGAATTTATCACTGGAAGGTATTGGTGCAGTATTGCGTGCTGAGGAAGATTACACGGTTATACAAAGTGTGGTTTCTGGTGGCCCAGCAGATAAATCGAAAGAATTAAAACCTAAAGATCGTATTGTTGGTGTCTCACAAGATGATAAAGATTTTGTCGATGTTATTGGCTGGCGTTTAGATGATGTTGTTGAGCTTATTAAAGGCCCGAAAGGCAGTAAAGTTAGACTACAAATTTTAGGTGCAGAATCAGAAGATGACAGCAGCATTAAAGTGGTTTCTATTATTCGCGATACCATCAAGCTTGAGGACCGCGCAGCTAAATCAGAAGTTTATGATGAAAAAACAGGTGATGAAAACACTAAAAAACTCGGTGTCATCACTATTCCAAGTTTCTATAACCACCTTTCTCGTGATGTGAAACTTGAAATCGCAAAACTAAAAGAGCAAAACGTTGCGGGTATTATTGTTGATTTACGTGGCAATGGTGGCGGTTCTTTAACAGAAGCAACCTTGTTAACCGGTTTATTTATTGATAAAGGCCCCGTAGTACAAGTTCGTGATGGCGCTAATCGGGTACAAGTTAACAGTGATAAAGATGGCATTAGTTTTTATGATGGACCGTTAACTGTCATGGTTGACCGCTATAGTGCTTCAGCGTCAGAAATTTTTTCAGCGGCAATTCAAGACTACGGACGAGGCGTTATTGTTGGTGAACATACTTTTGGTAAGGGCACCGTGCAACAACACAGAGGTTTAGGTCGCGTTTATGATCTCTATGAAAAGCCGTTTGGTAGTATTCAATTTACTATCGCTAAATTTTATCGCATCAATGGTGGCAGTACCCAACATCGCGGTGTGTTACCTGATATCGAATTTCCTTCGGCGATAGACCCAGCTGATTGGGGCGAAAGTAAAGAAGAAAATGCTCTGCCTTGGGATCAAATCCCTAAAGCGCGATACAATAAACTTAACGATATTAGCCAAGACGTATCTTATTTAAGTTCATTACATAGTTCACGTATTCTAGAAAACAAAGAATTTAACTATTTGTTATCTGATATTGAAGAGTATAAAGCGGAAAAAGACGATAAAACTATTTCATTAAACTTAGCTCAACGTAAAGAAAAAAGAGAAAATCGTAAAGCTAAACAGCTAAAGCGTGCTAATGAACGTCTTGTCATGATGGGTAAAGAAAAAGTCACAGACTTGGATGACTTGCCAGAAGACTTGGAAGCACTCGATCCCTTTTTAGATGAAACCGCAAAAATTACCTTTGATTTAGTTTCGTTGGGTAGAGTCGCGAAAAAGTAA
- the proQ gene encoding RNA chaperone ProQ has protein sequence MENKTESEVKVVAETTTETTVATTSNVEAEVKRVSTKEIIAYLAEKFPACFSIEGHAKPLKIGIFQDLAEKLAGDETVSKTRLRQALRHYTSSWRYLKAIKVGSFRIDIDGNDSAEIDQEQADYANKTLKESQEKFGNKNVKDKAAKKPYKGNANKPAKPANKDVADNTRKEKFNSVKSSKRAPAKVAVKLKPVETSNVVVGKNIKVQLGQSSMDAVITEVSGKDVSVQLNSGMVVKTQVKNIFTE, from the coding sequence ATGGAAAATAAAACAGAAAGTGAAGTAAAAGTGGTAGCAGAAACAACAACAGAAACAACAGTGGCAACAACGTCAAATGTTGAAGCTGAAGTTAAGCGTGTCAGCACCAAAGAAATTATTGCCTATTTGGCCGAAAAATTTCCTGCATGCTTTTCTATTGAAGGCCATGCGAAGCCACTAAAGATTGGTATTTTCCAAGATTTAGCTGAAAAATTAGCTGGTGATGAAACGGTAAGCAAAACTCGTTTGCGTCAAGCGCTTAGACATTACACTAGTAGTTGGCGCTATTTGAAAGCTATAAAAGTAGGTAGCTTTCGTATAGACATTGACGGTAATGATTCTGCAGAAATTGATCAAGAGCAAGCTGATTATGCTAATAAAACGTTAAAAGAAAGCCAAGAAAAATTTGGTAACAAAAACGTTAAAGACAAAGCAGCGAAAAAACCTTATAAAGGTAATGCTAACAAACCGGCTAAACCGGCGAATAAAGATGTTGCAGATAATACTCGTAAAGAAAAGTTCAATTCGGTTAAATCAAGCAAACGTGCACCTGCTAAAGTTGCCGTGAAACTTAAACCAGTTGAAACCAGTAACGTTGTTGTTGGCAAAAATATCAAAGTACAGTTAGGGCAATCGTCAATGGATGCTGTTATCACTGAAGTTTCTGGTAAAGATGTTAGCGTTCAGTTGAATTCAGGTATGGTTGTTAAAACACAAGTTAAAAATATTTTTACGGAATAA
- a CDS encoding GAF domain-containing protein, producing MTKNTFYRDLYTQVEALINEEADVIANMANVSALLFEQLSEVNWVGFYRMVNDQLVLGPFQGKVACIRIPLGRGVCGTAAIENTVQRVADVHEFDGHIACDASTNSEIVLPLTLNGKVIAVLDIDSMAFNRFDSDDQTGLEKIISLFENVMIKHGVVN from the coding sequence ATGACAAAAAATACCTTTTATCGAGACTTATATACTCAAGTTGAAGCATTGATCAATGAGGAAGCCGATGTTATTGCTAATATGGCAAACGTTAGTGCTTTGTTGTTTGAACAATTATCTGAGGTTAATTGGGTTGGGTTTTACCGTATGGTGAATGACCAACTTGTGCTTGGTCCCTTTCAAGGTAAAGTTGCTTGTATTCGCATTCCTTTAGGTCGTGGTGTTTGTGGTACTGCTGCAATTGAAAATACCGTGCAGCGTGTTGCTGATGTTCATGAGTTTGACGGTCATATTGCCTGTGATGCTAGTACTAATTCTGAAATAGTATTACCTTTGACACTAAACGGTAAAGTTATAGCGGTGCTTGATATTGATAGCATGGCGTTTAATCGTTTTGATAGTGATGATCAAACAGGACTCGAAAAAATAATTAGTTTATTTGAAAATGTCATGATCAAGCATGGCGTGGTAAACTAA
- the prpF gene encoding 2-methylaconitate cis-trans isomerase PrpF, giving the protein MSHVPQIHLPQVKIPATYMRGGTSKGVFFNLTDLPEQCQVVGDARDNMLLRVIGSPDPYGKQTDGMGGATSSTSKTVILAKSAQVDHDVDYLFGQVAIDKAFVDWSGNCGNLTAAVGSFAISSGLVSADRIPENGICQVRIWQKNISKTIIAHVPISQGQVQETGDFELDGVTFPAAEVQVDFVAPVDPSEAMFPTGNLIDELIVPEVGTFKVTMITAGIPTIFLNANEIGYTGTELQEAVNGDEQALARFEKIRAYGAVKMGLINDISAAVSRQHTPKVAFVAPAQAYTSSSGKDITASDTDLQVRALSMGKLHHAMMGTAAVAIGTAAAIPGTLVNLAAGSGERSTVTFGHPSGTLKVGAQAECIDDNWTVKKVSMSRSARVLMEGWVRIPVDAF; this is encoded by the coding sequence ATGTCTCATGTTCCTCAAATACACTTACCGCAAGTGAAAATTCCAGCTACCTATATGCGTGGCGGTACATCCAAAGGCGTATTTTTTAATTTAACTGATCTGCCTGAACAGTGTCAGGTAGTCGGTGATGCGCGTGACAATATGCTACTGCGGGTTATTGGTAGCCCAGATCCATACGGTAAACAAACCGACGGTATGGGCGGAGCGACCTCAAGCACCAGCAAAACAGTGATCCTTGCTAAATCAGCACAAGTGGATCACGATGTTGATTACTTATTTGGTCAAGTGGCTATTGATAAAGCTTTTGTAGATTGGAGTGGTAATTGCGGTAACCTTACTGCTGCTGTTGGCTCTTTTGCTATCAGTTCAGGATTAGTTAGTGCTGACAGAATTCCAGAGAATGGTATTTGCCAAGTACGCATTTGGCAGAAAAATATCAGTAAAACCATTATTGCCCATGTACCTATCAGCCAAGGGCAAGTGCAAGAAACCGGTGACTTTGAGCTTGATGGAGTAACTTTTCCAGCTGCTGAAGTGCAAGTTGACTTTGTCGCACCAGTTGATCCAAGTGAAGCGATGTTTCCGACAGGAAATTTAATTGATGAGCTCATCGTACCAGAAGTAGGTACATTCAAAGTCACCATGATCACAGCAGGTATTCCTACTATTTTCTTAAATGCCAACGAGATAGGTTATACCGGTACTGAGTTGCAAGAAGCGGTTAACGGTGATGAACAAGCACTGGCGCGTTTTGAAAAGATTCGAGCTTATGGCGCTGTGAAAATGGGCTTGATTAATGATATTTCAGCAGCTGTATCACGTCAGCACACGCCTAAAGTTGCATTTGTTGCACCCGCACAGGCTTATACTTCTTCTAGCGGCAAAGATATTACCGCCAGTGATACTGATTTACAGGTACGAGCGCTCTCAATGGGGAAACTACACCATGCGATGATGGGCACAGCTGCAGTTGCTATCGGTACGGCGGCAGCAATCCCTGGCACCTTGGTTAATTTAGCTGCGGGCTCCGGTGAAAGAAGTACAGTAACTTTTGGTCACCCTTCAGGAACATTAAAGGTTGGTGCACAGGCCGAGTGTATTGATGATAACTGGACGGTAAAAAAGGTCAGTATGAGTCGAAGTGCCCGTGTGTTAATGGAAGGTTGGGTTCGTATACCGGTTGATGCCTTTTAA
- the acnD gene encoding Fe/S-dependent 2-methylisocitrate dehydratase AcnD, whose product MNYDYRKPLPGYKINGVGIDFFDTREAIEAIKPGAYKTLPYTSRVLAEQLVRRCEPATLTDSLKQIIEGKQDLDFPWYPARVVCHDILGQTALVDLAGLRDAIAEQGGDPAKVNPVVPTQLIVDHSLAVEAPGFDPEAFDKNRSIEDRRNEQRFHFIEWTKTAFKNVDVIPAGNGIMHQINLEKMSPVIQARDGVAFPDTCVGTDSHTPHIDALGVIAIGVGGLEAETVMLGRPSMMRLPNIIGVKLTGKRKAGITATDMVLAITEFLRNEKVVSSYLEFFGEGTESLTIGDRATISNMTPEYGASAGMFYIDQQTIDYLKMTGREPEQVALVETYAKHTGLWADDLVEAQYKRVLEFDLSTVERNLAGPSNPHRRLATAELASKNIAKDLTACKAQEANGEMPDGAVIIAAITSCTNTSNPRNVVAAGLIAKRANELGLVRKPWVKSSFAPGSKVAKLYLEEAGLLSEMEKLGFGIVGYACTTCNGMSGALDAKIQQEIIDRDLYTTAVLSGNRNFDGRIHPHAKQAFLASPPLVVAYAIAGTIRFDIEKDILGQDQNGNDITLKDIWPSDEEIDAIVASCVKPEQFKQIYTPMFDLGAFEPAESPLYAWDETSTYIRRPPYWEGALAGVRTMKGMRPLAVLGDNITTDHLSPSNAIQLNSAAGAYLHKMGLPEADFNSYATHRGDHLTAQRATFANPKLFNEMCKDDNGDVKQGSLARIEPEGIESRMWEAIETYMERKQPLIIIAGADYGQGSSRDWAAKGVRLAGVEVIVSEGFERIHRTNLVGMGVLPLEFIKGETRHTYSIDGTETYDVEGTTAPGAAMTVVMTRKNGDVVNIAVKCRLDTAEEVSVYAAGGVLQKFANDFLESNS is encoded by the coding sequence ATGAATTACGATTACCGCAAACCTTTGCCAGGTTATAAAATAAATGGTGTAGGAATAGATTTTTTTGATACTCGCGAAGCGATTGAAGCGATTAAGCCCGGTGCCTATAAAACCTTACCTTATACGTCTCGTGTACTTGCTGAGCAATTAGTTCGCCGCTGCGAGCCGGCAACATTAACCGACTCTCTCAAGCAGATCATCGAAGGTAAGCAAGATTTAGATTTTCCTTGGTATCCAGCACGGGTGGTATGTCATGATATCCTTGGCCAAACTGCTTTGGTTGATTTAGCCGGTCTTCGTGATGCAATTGCCGAGCAAGGTGGCGATCCGGCTAAGGTTAACCCAGTTGTACCGACTCAACTTATTGTTGACCATTCATTAGCGGTTGAAGCGCCAGGTTTTGACCCAGAAGCATTTGATAAAAACCGCTCAATTGAAGATCGCCGTAATGAGCAGCGCTTTCATTTTATTGAATGGACTAAAACGGCTTTTAAAAATGTTGATGTCATCCCAGCTGGTAACGGCATTATGCATCAAATTAACCTTGAGAAAATGTCGCCGGTTATACAAGCACGTGATGGTGTTGCGTTTCCTGATACTTGTGTTGGTACTGATAGCCATACTCCGCATATTGATGCCTTAGGTGTTATTGCCATTGGCGTGGGTGGTTTAGAGGCTGAAACCGTTATGTTGGGCCGTCCATCAATGATGCGCTTGCCAAACATTATTGGCGTTAAGCTAACAGGGAAACGTAAAGCTGGTATCACAGCGACTGATATGGTTTTGGCGATCACTGAATTTTTGCGCAATGAGAAAGTGGTTTCGAGTTACTTAGAGTTTTTTGGTGAAGGCACTGAAAGTTTAACCATTGGTGACCGAGCAACTATCTCAAACATGACGCCAGAATATGGTGCATCGGCAGGTATGTTCTATATCGACCAACAAACTATTGATTACTTGAAAATGACTGGTCGTGAACCAGAGCAAGTGGCCTTGGTTGAAACTTATGCTAAACACACCGGTTTATGGGCAGATGATTTAGTTGAAGCGCAGTACAAGCGTGTACTTGAATTTGATTTATCTACCGTTGAGCGTAACTTAGCCGGGCCATCTAATCCGCATCGTCGTTTAGCGACTGCTGAGCTGGCATCAAAAAATATTGCTAAAGATTTAACGGCTTGTAAAGCACAAGAAGCGAACGGTGAAATGCCAGATGGTGCGGTTATTATTGCGGCTATCACGTCATGTACCAATACCTCTAATCCACGCAATGTTGTTGCGGCAGGGCTTATTGCCAAACGTGCAAATGAATTAGGTTTAGTACGTAAACCTTGGGTTAAATCATCATTTGCACCGGGCTCAAAAGTCGCCAAGCTTTATTTAGAAGAAGCAGGGCTATTATCTGAAATGGAAAAATTAGGTTTTGGTATTGTTGGTTATGCCTGTACAACTTGTAATGGTATGTCCGGTGCGTTAGATGCTAAAATTCAACAAGAAATTATTGACCGTGATTTATACACAACGGCAGTGTTATCAGGTAATCGTAACTTTGATGGTCGTATTCATCCACACGCTAAACAGGCATTTTTAGCTTCACCACCACTCGTGGTGGCCTATGCTATTGCTGGCACGATACGTTTTGATATTGAAAAAGACATCTTAGGACAAGATCAAAATGGTAATGACATTACTTTAAAAGATATTTGGCCGAGTGATGAAGAAATTGATGCCATTGTTGCGTCTTGTGTTAAGCCTGAGCAATTTAAACAAATTTATACGCCTATGTTTGATTTAGGTGCTTTTGAGCCAGCAGAAAGTCCGTTGTATGCTTGGGATGAAACTAGTACTTATATCCGTCGTCCGCCATATTGGGAAGGGGCCTTAGCTGGTGTTCGTACCATGAAAGGCATGCGTCCTCTAGCGGTATTGGGTGATAACATCACAACCGATCATTTATCACCATCGAATGCGATTCAGTTAAACAGTGCTGCTGGTGCATACTTGCATAAAATGGGCTTACCAGAAGCTGATTTTAACTCTTATGCAACGCACCGTGGTGATCATTTAACCGCGCAACGTGCTACGTTTGCTAACCCGAAATTATTCAATGAAATGTGTAAGGATGATAACGGCGATGTAAAACAAGGCTCGCTTGCTCGTATAGAGCCAGAGGGCATTGAGTCACGTATGTGGGAAGCTATTGAAACCTATATGGAGCGTAAACAGCCACTCATTATTATTGCTGGTGCTGATTATGGACAGGGGTCTTCACGTGACTGGGCTGCTAAAGGTGTTCGTTTAGCGGGTGTCGAAGTGATTGTTTCTGAAGGATTTGAACGTATCCATCGTACAAACTTAGTGGGCATGGGCGTTTTACCGTTAGAGTTTATTAAAGGTGAAACCCGTCATACTTATAGCATTGATGGCACTGAAACATATGATGTAGAAGGTACGACCGCACCGGGCGCAGCAATGACAGTTGTGATGACGCGTAAAAATGGTGACGTTGTCAATATTGCTGTTAAATGTCGTTTAGATACTGCTGAAGAAGTGTCTGTCTACGCCGCGGGCGGGGTATTGCAAAAGTTTGCTAACGATTTCTTAGAGTCAAATTCATAA
- the prpC gene encoding 2-methylcitrate synthase produces the protein MTDKKLSGAGLRGQSAGETALCTVGKSGSGLTYCGYDIADLADNASFEEVAYLLFNGELPNEKELAAYKAELFALRDLPSALKAVLKLIPKETHPMDVMRTGCSFLGNLEPESDFSEQQQAANRLLAAFPAIMCYWYKFSHEGIEIDCTSDETSLGGHFLRLLNGKSPSAQHQKVMDVSLILYAEHEFNASTFTARVCASTLSDMFSCITGAIGTLRGPLHGGANEAAMDMIEKFKSPADAKEQMAGMLERKEKIMGFGHAIYSTSDPRNVIIKAWSEKLAAKNGDTSLYDISVACEEFMWDSKKLFCNADFFHASTYNYMGIPTKLFTPIFVCSRLTGWAAHVMEQRQNNRIIRPSADYTGAEPRKVVAISKR, from the coding sequence ATGACAGATAAAAAATTATCAGGTGCAGGTTTACGTGGTCAAAGTGCAGGTGAAACCGCGTTATGTACGGTAGGTAAATCAGGCTCAGGTTTAACCTATTGTGGTTATGATATTGCTGACTTAGCTGACAATGCAAGCTTTGAAGAAGTTGCTTACTTACTGTTTAACGGTGAACTGCCTAATGAAAAAGAGTTAGCAGCATATAAAGCAGAATTATTTGCCTTGCGTGATTTACCGTCTGCATTAAAAGCTGTACTCAAGCTTATTCCAAAAGAAACCCATCCAATGGATGTCATGCGTACCGGTTGTTCATTTTTAGGTAACTTAGAGCCAGAAAGTGATTTCTCTGAACAACAACAAGCAGCTAATCGTTTATTAGCGGCATTCCCGGCTATTATGTGTTACTGGTATAAGTTCTCTCATGAAGGTATTGAAATTGACTGTACTTCTGATGAGACATCGTTAGGCGGACACTTTCTCCGCTTGTTAAACGGTAAAAGCCCATCAGCCCAACATCAAAAAGTGATGGATGTGTCATTAATTTTATATGCAGAGCATGAGTTTAACGCTTCGACGTTTACCGCCCGTGTGTGTGCATCGACATTGTCTGATATGTTCTCTTGTATCACGGGTGCTATCGGTACTCTGCGTGGTCCACTTCATGGTGGTGCTAATGAAGCCGCAATGGATATGATTGAAAAATTCAAATCACCTGCTGATGCTAAAGAGCAAATGGCCGGTATGCTTGAGCGTAAAGAAAAAATCATGGGCTTTGGACACGCGATTTATAGTACCTCTGATCCACGTAATGTCATTATCAAAGCTTGGTCTGAGAAGTTGGCCGCGAAGAACGGTGATACTTCACTGTATGATATTTCAGTTGCCTGTGAAGAGTTTATGTGGGATAGCAAAAAACTATTCTGTAATGCTGATTTTTTCCATGCTTCAACGTATAACTATATGGGTATTCCAACCAAGTTATTTACGCCTATTTTTGTTTGTTCACGTTTAACGGGTTGGGCTGCACACGTAATGGAACAACGACAAAATAACCGTATTATTCGTCCTTCAGCAGACTATACTGGTGCAGAGCCGCGTAAGGTTGTAGCAATCTCAAAAAGATAG
- the prpB gene encoding methylisocitrate lyase — protein MSNSLSPGAKFRQALVNNKPLQVVGTINAYCAMMAEQLGHQAIYLSGGGVANASYGLPDLGMTSLNDVIADVQRITSASSLPLLVDIDTGWGGAFNIAKTIRDMEKAGAAAVHIEDQVAQKRCGHRPNKEIVSIDEMVDRIKAAVDARIDKDFFIMARTDAFAQEGLEAALERAKAYAAAGADGIFAEAIKTEEHYRAFTEALDIPVLANITEFGQTELWNKAQLGEWGCAMVLYPLSAFRAMNKAAESVYKTLLEDGDQKAQIDNMQTRMDLYDYLGYHDYEQKLDVLFSEGKNK, from the coding sequence ATGTCTAACTCATTATCTCCTGGCGCTAAGTTTCGTCAAGCTTTAGTAAATAATAAACCCCTGCAAGTGGTTGGTACTATTAATGCCTATTGCGCAATGATGGCTGAGCAATTAGGCCATCAAGCCATTTACTTATCTGGTGGCGGAGTTGCCAATGCTTCTTACGGTTTACCTGATTTAGGCATGACATCACTGAATGACGTCATTGCTGATGTTCAACGTATCACTAGCGCATCAAGTTTACCTTTATTGGTCGATATTGATACGGGTTGGGGCGGGGCATTCAATATTGCAAAAACGATTCGTGATATGGAAAAAGCCGGCGCTGCAGCCGTTCATATCGAAGATCAGGTCGCGCAAAAACGTTGTGGTCACCGTCCAAATAAAGAAATAGTTTCAATTGATGAAATGGTTGACCGTATCAAAGCTGCGGTTGATGCACGTATTGATAAAGACTTCTTTATTATGGCTCGTACTGATGCCTTTGCTCAGGAAGGCCTAGAAGCCGCGTTAGAACGTGCCAAAGCTTATGCTGCTGCGGGTGCTGATGGCATTTTTGCTGAAGCGATTAAAACTGAAGAGCATTATCGCGCCTTCACTGAAGCACTTGATATACCTGTTCTAGCTAATATCACTGAATTTGGTCAAACAGAGCTGTGGAATAAAGCGCAGTTAGGTGAGTGGGGCTGTGCGATGGTACTTTATCCTTTATCAGCATTTCGAGCGATGAATAAAGCGGCTGAATCAGTTTATAAAACTTTGTTAGAAGACGGCGACCAGAAAGCGCAAATAGATAATATGCAAACTCGCATGGATTTGTATGATTACTTGGGTTATCACGATTATGAACAAAAACTTGATGTTTTGTTCTCTGAAGGAAAAAACAAGTAA
- a CDS encoding GntR family transcriptional regulator → MALDNPTTQAAVTTADKVFEQILHAIVNGNIKAGSKISEPELAKNYQISRSTLREALNRLEKCHLIERKANVGSRVVECSIAGLLEIYVVREALEGMACRQAASNMTEDEIIEMKAMLKQHASAKALRDGVSYYQEEGDLDFHYKVILGSHNQQLINILCGQLYHLVRMYRCQFGMNSPRATKAFDEHSRIIEAIADRDGELAEMLMRRHIAASRKNIENKIALQQ, encoded by the coding sequence ATGGCGTTAGATAACCCCACAACTCAAGCCGCGGTGACTACTGCAGATAAAGTATTTGAACAAATACTTCATGCCATTGTTAATGGCAATATCAAAGCTGGCAGTAAAATTAGTGAGCCTGAGTTAGCGAAAAACTATCAAATTAGTCGTTCTACTTTGCGCGAAGCATTAAATCGCTTGGAAAAGTGTCATTTAATCGAACGTAAAGCTAATGTCGGCTCGCGCGTTGTTGAATGCTCCATTGCTGGACTGTTAGAAATCTATGTTGTGCGAGAAGCACTTGAAGGCATGGCATGTCGTCAAGCAGCGAGTAATATGACTGAAGATGAAATTATTGAAATGAAGGCTATGCTCAAGCAACATGCGAGTGCGAAAGCATTGCGTGATGGTGTGTCATATTACCAAGAAGAGGGTGACTTAGACTTCCATTATAAAGTGATCCTTGGTAGCCATAATCAGCAACTGATTAATATATTATGCGGACAACTTTATCATCTTGTACGTATGTATCGTTGCCAGTTTGGCATGAATAGTCCACGAGCAACGAAAGCTTTCGATGAACATTCACGGATTATTGAAGCCATCGCCGATCGTGACGGTGAACTAGCTGAAATGCTGATGCGACGTCATATTGCCGCGTCGCGTAAAAATATTGAAAATAAAATTGCTCTGCAACAATAG